From Mugil cephalus isolate CIBA_MC_2020 chromosome 4, CIBA_Mcephalus_1.1, whole genome shotgun sequence:
GAAATGACAcgtctgtttttaaattacacattttagaTTCCACAAAGTGGTGACAGTAGAGAAATCCTAACGTGATTGTCGCTTTTTTTTACTGACGCCACCAGCGATGCAAATTTTTTGCACGGTGCATAAAGAGAAAGGTAAAGAAACTGATAGAAGTCTGGAAGAGCGGAGAGCAAGATAGCTGGGTGGGGCCAATAGTGCTGAGTGAGACTGATCTCTGTTCATTCTCTTGGCTGGCGGTCAGTGCGTGTGCCCACTGTAGGATCGTGGTTAGGATGGCGGCACAGGCAGAGCTGGGCAGCCTGTGCCAGTGTTGCCAGGGACCTATTGAGAAGCAGCGTGATGGACACAATGGGTGCGACAGACTTGCTGCATCAACAGGCTTTTTGCTGCTGTGGCCAGAAATAAACCATAAATACCCCCACTGGCATCCACCAACCGCTCGCCAGGCCTCCACAACCACACGCACCCTCACactgagacagacaggaaaagagaaagaaaagaaaagaggaaagacgGAGAGCGTGTCTTGGACGGGGTGCAGTGAGGCACAAGCCATCcaggtaaaaaagaaacaacaacaacaaacaaaaagaaggatCATCCCTCTCCCCAGCAGAAccttctctcttgttttctcactgttttctcttctgtccgcatccatgaattctgcttcttgtgtgtgtgtgtgtgtgtgtgtgtgtgtgcactattattcttatttatacTTTTACCCAACTCACACAGCTATAATGTGAGTGATaacaaagacaagaaagatGCATTCTTGTCTTGCCAgctatttaacctcctgagaccctgcgtccacatatggggacgttaagttttaggtttgtggcggcttcttattctgcttcatttaaacttttgtcctcataactagatactagttgatGTGAAAacacctcatcaaattttacagttgaaacctctttatttatttttattaatgacgCAAATTCTATCAGTGGTAACAAGTTATAACTTActaagctaattagcaagtactcagttgaggacactgggaattcttattgttgtttgaaattctgtttttgcacatgaaaattaacagtgttatgttttgttacatattggtgacttcgTTATGATAATGAGCagaataatccctgtgtccacacatgaggacatcattttttccCCGCAAACTATTttctgttcaaagacgatgcttgatttttatacttcttaggtcctactaatcctaCTAAAGTacatttttctgattttgtCCTGCAAGATTTTGTTGTGGACCTCATAAACATATGATCTAAACATTGCACCAAAGTGTTGTAATTGCTTTGCTTTGtagaagaaaatgacagaacAGCAGGGAAACCCAGACCAGCTGCCTGTAGAGAAGGGCCAACAAGGAGGAGGATCTGGAGCCAAATATAAGGTACTGGCAGATACATGTTCGCGTTGAAACTGAAAAGGCCACGGCATCTGGACCACGTCGCTGAACCCTCCACCTGTCGATGTCTTGCAGCTGGCAGTTTTTGAGTACGAGAACTTTTGTGGAAAAAAGGTGGAGCTGTCTGGCGAATGCAAAGATGTGCTGGAGATGACGCAGAGAGTCGCCTCGGTCATTGTGGAGTCAGGCCCGTGAGTTACCCTCCGTCGAATCTCCTCTGTTCCTGCTCTGTCCGAATCCTCATTTCGAGGTGCTACCCTTGCTTTGAATGAATGTGGGCATGTACACGTAACACAGTTTCTCTGTATCGGCAGATGGGTGGGGTTTGACCTGCCAGGTTTTGCGGGGGAGCAGTTTGTGCTTGAGAAGGGAGAGTACCCTCGCTGGAGCACCTGGACCAACCAGCAGAGCAGCTACAATCTCAGCTCCTTCAGGCCTCTGAAAGTGGTCAGTAGCTGCCCTAACACGGAGGCAAGTGTGACGATTCAGTACCTgcatatgtaaaaaaaaaaaaaaaaaaatgctatttctGTCTCCAGGATGGTGCAGATCACAAGCTGCACCTGTTTGAGAATACAGGCTTTGCCGGCAGAAAGATGGAGATTGTAGATGAAGATGTCCCCAGTCTGTGGGCTCATGGTTTCCAGGACCGCGTGGCCAGTGCTAAGGCTATCAGTGGAACGTAAGCTGTGGTCTTTTCAGTCATAATAATGTGTAGTGGTCTAGgtgaatgtattttaaaaacctATGTAAGGTTGTTAACAGTCCTGGAAACGTGACATATTAATCGTTCTCCTCTCTCTGAAGGTGGGTGGGGTACACGTATCCAGGTTACAGAGGACACCAGTATGTGTTTGAGCATGGAGAATTCAAGCACTGGAACAATTGGGGAGCCGCTGC
This genomic window contains:
- the LOC125006980 gene encoding beta-crystallin B3-like yields the protein MTEQQGNPDQLPVEKGQQGGGSGAKYKLAVFEYENFCGKKVELSGECKDVLEMTQRVASVIVESGPWVGFDLPGFAGEQFVLEKGEYPRWSTWTNQQSSYNLSSFRPLKVDGADHKLHLFENTGFAGRKMEIVDEDVPSLWAHGFQDRVASAKAISGTWVGYTYPGYRGHQYVFEHGEFKHWNNWGAAAPQIQSVRRVRDMQWHKTGCYIAPAPTPAPAPAPAPAPGPAPAPAPAPAPAPDPAPGPTPPNPNPNPAPKSKTQPQP